Proteins found in one Mustelus asterias unplaced genomic scaffold, sMusAst1.hap1.1 HAP1_SCAFFOLD_2612, whole genome shotgun sequence genomic segment:
- the LOC144489859 gene encoding NACHT, LRR and PYD domains-containing protein 3-like has translation KVTELVDNGNRADSSKLLLNLVMEKGSRARRVMWESFVRMRHGVPKLDKILKEIQELGSDAFDDMNIAQGLSELPSHLEDLQQKHKETLRVQAGTLTVNTILIKEKVKIFQLVDRYAELTVISTVRDRALVEHELLARGQDHEEWREKDLRRELEKIRTDQLFQSSFSQTGSLLQKIRRLFHQSHSRSKSGSSAAVSGVPGIGKTTMVQKIVYDWATGKIYPHFQFVFSFKFRDLNTINCRINLRNLILDQYPYFGDILGELWKNPEGLLFIFDGLDEFKDRIDFADNRRNTEPQSMCTDPEIRCEVSDIVYSLIQHKLLPGCSVLVTSRPTALHLLEKADISVWAEILGFVGDERKEYFNKFFEDQTVAAAVFKHVEENEILYTMCYNPSYCWILGLSLGPFFTQRDRKRQQVPKTITQLYSYYIYNILKNHGREIENPRDVLLKLGEMAYTGVSKKKIVFRNEDLIEYNLQPSQFLSGFLMELLERDVSAQSVVYTFPHLTIQEFAAALTQFLTPDPGEIVKLLNEAHSKEDGRFEIFLRFVAGLSSPQSARPLVEFLGPFLHQTTCRVIDWVKEKVEGQIGDTETETGKRKLLNTFHYLFESQNKALARNTVGSVEKLSFSRLRLTPIDCAVLSHVIGLCDTIKHLDLERCYIQCEGFQRLGLGLHKCQELSLGRNQVGDSGVKLLSAALRNPECKIQILDLNVNDLSDACAEDLASALSTNRSLIDLNLGDNKLGDSGVKLLSVALRNPDCKIQKLHLYRNTLTDSCAKDLASALSTNRSLIDLNLGDNKLGDSGVKLLSVALRNPDCKIQEL, from the exons aaagtcactgagctcgtgGATAATGGAAACCGGGCGGACAGTTCCAAACTTCTGCTCAATCTGGTGATGGAAAAAGGATCTCGGGCTCgaagggtgatgtgggaatcctttgtgagAATGCGTCATGGAGTCCCAAAGCTGgataaaatactgaaagaaatACAGGAGCTTG GTTCTGATGCATTCGATGACATGAACATTGCACAAGGTTTATCTGAATTGCCCAGTCACCTGGAAG atctccaacagaaacacaaggagacactccgggtacaagcTGGAACACTGacagtgaacactatcctcataaaggagaaggttaagattttccagctggttgatcgatacgctgagctaacggttatttctactgttcgagatcgggcacttgtcgaacatgaactgctggcaagaggccaagaccatgaagaatggagagagaaagatctccggagagaactggaaaaaatccgaactgatcaattgttccagagcagcttttcccagacgggcagtttgctgcaaaaaattaggagattattccaccaatcccattcaagatccaaatctgggagttcagcagcagtgagtggagtgccgggaattggaaaaacaacaatggtacaaaagattgtttatgactgggccactgggaaaatatacccacactttcaatttgttttcagttttaaattccgggatttgaacactattaactgtagaataaacctgaggaatctgatattggatcagtatccttactttggggatattctgggagagctctggaagaacccagagggattgctgtttatattcgatggtttggatgaattcaaggacaggattgattttgccgacaatcggagaaatacagaacctcagtccatgtgcacagatcctgaaatccggtgtgaagtgtctgatattgtgtacagtttaatacagcacaagctgctcccaggatgttcagtgctagtgaccagccgccccactgcattacatttattggaaaaggctgacatcagtgtttgggctgaaatcctgggatttgttggtgatgaacggaaggaatatttcaacaagttttttgaagatcagacggtggcagcagctgttttcaaacacgtggaggagaacgagatcctgtacaccatgtgttacaacccttcctactgctggatcctcggtctgtcactgggtcccttctttacacaaagagacaggaaacggcagcaagttcccaagaccatcacccaactatattcctactatatttacaacattctgaaaaaccatggccgagagattgaaaaccctcgtgatgtgttactgaagcttggtgagatggcctacacaggagtctccaagaagaagattgtgtttcgaaatgaagatttgattgagtacaatctacaaccttcccagttcctgtctgggttcctgatggaacttttggagagagatgtttctgcccagagtgtggtttacacattcccacacctcaccatccaagagtttgcagctgcactcacacaattcctgactccagatcccgggGAGATCGTGAAACTCCTCAATGAAGCCCACAGCaaggaagatgggcgatttgagatatttctccgttttgttgctggtctgtcctccccacagtcagctcgacccctggtggagtttctgggtccatttcttcatcaaacaacctgtcgagtgattgactgggtgaaggagaaggttgaagggcagattggagacacagagactgaaactgggaagaggaagctcctgaacacattccactacctgtttgagtctcagaataaagcactggctcggaacacagtgggatctgtggaaaaactttcatttagcagattgcgactgaccccgattgactgtgcggtcctgtctcatgtcattggactctgtgacacaataaaacacctcgatctGGAGCGATgctacattcagtgtgaagggTTCCAGCGGCTGGGACTCGGTCTGCACAAATGTCAGgagttgag TCTGGGTCGCAATcaagtgggagattcaggagtgaaactattgtctgcggctctgaggaatccagaatgtaaaatacagatactgga tctgaatGTTAATGATCTCTCAGAtgcttgtgccgaggacctggcctctgctctcagtacaaaccgctcactgatagatctgaatctgggtgacaataaactgggagattcaggggtgaaactgctgtctgtggctctgaggaatccggactgtaaaatacagaaactgca tctctatcGTAACACGCTCACTGATTCTTGTGccaaggacctggcctctgctctcagtacaaaccgctcactgatagatctgaatctgggtgacaataaactgggagattcaggagtgaaactgctgtctgtggctctgaggaatccggactgtaaaatacaggaactgaa